The genomic interval CAAAGATGCGGGTGCCGACGCTGTCAAAGCTGATGTTGACGATGGCCTGTCCCGTATTGTTGTCGATACCGGCGCTGGCGCCATTCAGATAGCGGCCGGTGAGCACCGTCTCCTTGTGGAGTACATAGGGCGTACCGTCGACGCCGTAGTAGAGGGCATCCCCCGGCGGAATCTGCCCCTTCAACGCCGCCGCCATGTCGACCCGTTCGGCCACCATCTTGAACTCCAGCTGGGCGGTGGAGCCGATGATCTCCTTGGCACGCTGGGTGTCCTGCACACCCGGCAACTGCACGGCGATGTGTTCCTTACCCTGGCGCTGGATCTGCGGTTCCGCCACACCCAGTTCATCGATACGGTTGCGGATGACGACGATGGCCTGCTGCAGGGCGTCGTCCTGCATTTTTTGCGCTGCCGCCGGCGTCAGGCTCGCCTGAAGGATACCTTGACCCTCGGGCGCGAGCGCCAGATCCGGAAACTCCCGGGCAATGGCGGCCTGTGCCTCCCGCGCCAGCTGCTCGCTGGCCATCTGGACGGACAGGGTGTCGGGCCCCGTCTGCTCCACATTGAGATACTGCAGGTCCTTTCGGCGCAGGAAGCTACGCAGGCGATTGCGGTCCTCCTCCAGGGCGTGCTTGATCACCGCGTCCGTATCCACCTTGAGCAGCAGATACACACCTCCACGCAGATCCAGTCCCAGATTGACGGGCTGCGCGCCCAAGGCAGCCAGCCAGTCGGGTTCGGCCGGCTTCTGCGACAGAATGACCTGGGCATTACGGGGCAAACGGTTCTGCAACAGGGTCTCCGCAAGCCCCTGGGCGTTGTCGTTGGGAAAGAAAAAGGTAATCCCGGAGGCATCCGTGACCGTCCGGGTGACGGGGATGTGGGCGCTGGCAAGCCATCCCTGCATCGTAGCCACTGGCGGCAACTGCGTACCCACGGGAGCGCGCACTTCCACCGCCGCATGCCAGCCGAAAAAATTGGGCAGAGCATAGAGGAAGGAGGGCAGCACCACCGCGAGGATGATGAGGTATTTCCACCAGGGGTAACGGGTCATGACCAGGCCTTAGAGTTTTTTGAGGGTACCCTTGGGAAGCATGAGCGACACGGCGTTGCGTTGCACCTTGACGACCACGCCCTCGGCCACCTCCAAGTGCAGGTACTCTTCACCGGCCTGCATGACCCGTCCCGCCAGGCCGCCATTGGTCACCACCTCGTCACCCTTGCTCACCGCCGCGATGAGCGCGCGCTGCTCCTTGGCCCGCTTCATCTGCGGCCGGATCAGCAGGAAATAGAATATGCCAAAGATGACGATCAGCGGCAGGAACTGCACGATCATGGCTTCCGGGCCAGCCGGGGCCGCCGCGGTATCGGCATAGGCCGTGGCGATGGGGGACAGGTTCATGGGCGCTCCGATGGAATCCGAGGGCCGCCATTGTAGCCCCTAGCTCAGGACTTGGGAAACTTTCGGCGCCTCGCTGCCCCGTGCCGCATAGAAATCCCGGCGAAAAACCGCCAGGCGCCCCAGTTCGATGGCCTGGCGCATTCCCGCCATGAGCTCCTGATAGTAGTGCAGGTTGTGGATGGTGTTGAGGCGGGCGCCGAGGATTTCCTGACTGCGCTGCAGGTGGCGAAGGTAGGCGCGACTGTAGTGGCGGCAGGTGTAGCAGCGACACTCGGGATCGGGCGGCAGCACATCCCGCTCATACCGGGCATTGCGCAGCTTGAGGACACCGTGACGGGTAAAGAGCCAGCCGTTACGCGCGTTGCGGGTGGGCAGCACGCAGTCGAACATGTCGACCCCACGCCACACGCCTTCCACGAGATCCTCCGGCAAGCCCACGCCCATGAGATACCGCGGTTTGTCCTGGGGCATCTGCGGCAGAATATCGTCGAGCACGGCGAGCATCTCCGCCTTGCTCTCACCGACGGATAGCCCCCCCAGCGCCAGGCCGGGAAAATCCAGGGCCTTGAGCCCAGCCAGGGAACGTCGGCGCAGATCGCCGTACATCCCCCCCTGGACGATCCCGAAGATCTGGCCGGGTCCCGCGTAGGCGGCGCGGGAGCGCGCCGCCCAGCGCAGGGACAGCTCCATGCTGGCCCGTGCCTCGTCCCAGGTAGCCGGATGCGGGGTGCACTCGTCAAAGACCATGGCGATGTCGGAACCCAGGCGTCGCTGGATGTCCATGGACTCCTCGGGACCAAGGAAAACGGGGCGGCCATCCACCGGCGCCCGAAAACGGACCCCTGCCTCACTCAACCTGCGCAGAGCACCGAGACTGAATACCTGAAAGCCTCCGGAATCCGTCAGGATGGGACCGTCCCAGTGCATCATCCCATGCAGGCCGCCGAGGGTCTCGATCACCTCGAGACCGGGTCGCAGGAAAAGGTGAAAGGTATTGCCGAGAATGATCTCGGCACCGGTCTCCCGCAACTCTTCCGGGGTGACCGCCTTGACCGTGCCGTAGGTGCCCACCGGCATGAAGGCGGGCGTCTCGACGCTGCCGCGGTCAAAGTGCAGCCGCCCGCGGCGGGCAGCACCATCCTGTGCCAGCCGTTCGAAGAAAGTCACGCGCGCCCAACCCCCCCAGGCAGAATGAGCATGGCATCGCCATAGCTGAAAAAGCGATACTGCTGTGCCACGGCGTGGGCGTAGGCCGCCAGAATCCGTTCGCGCCCGGCCAGCGCCGATACCAGCATCAAGAGGGTGGACTCCGGCAGATGAAAATTGGTGAAGAGCCCGTCGATGACGCGAAAGGGCCGCCCGGGGTACAGGAAGATATCGGTCTCGCCCGCAAAGGCTTGCAGGGATCCGGAACGGGCGGCACCCTCCAGGGCACGACAGGCCGTGGTACCGATGGCAAAGATCCTCCCGCCCCGGGCCTGGGCGCGGCGGACCTGCTCCACCGTTGCCGCCGGCACGGTGACCCGCTCACTGTGCATCCGGTGCTCCTCCACCTCCTCCGCCTCGACGGGCAGAAAGGTTCCCGCACCTACGTGCAGGGTGATGTGGGCGCGCTCCATACCTGCGGCATCCAGTCGGGCCAGCAGATCCGCATCGAAATGCAGTCCGGCCGTGGGGGCGGCCACGGCTCCCGGATTGCGCGCGTACACCGTCTGATAGCGCTCGCGATCCGCCGCTGCCGGGGCGCGATCGATGTACGGCGGCAGTGGCACTTCGCCTTGGGCCTCGAGAATGTCCAGCCAGTTGCCGCCACCCGGAAGCCCCAACTCCACCATCCGCCCCTCCCGCGCCAGGAGCTCCACTGCCTCCCCGCCGGCCAGGGTGATGCGCGCACCCGGCTTCAGGGTCTTGGACGAGCGCGCTAGGAAGCGGGCCCGATCCGGTGCGAGGAGACGCTCCAACAGGAGTTCCACCGCTCCCCCGGTGGGCTTTCGCGCATGTAGACGTGCGGGCAGCACCCGGGTGTCGTTGAACACCAGAAGGTCGCCCGCACGCAGAAACTGCGGCAGTTCCCGCACAGAGCTGTCGCACAGGTGGCCCGTGCGCGGGTCGAGCACCAAGAGACGGCTCGCGCTACGCTCGGGCAAGGGCTCCTGGGCAATGCGTTCGGGCGGCAGATGGTAGTAGAAGTCGCTTTTCTTCATGATCCAGAAAACCAGTCCTCGAGATCCGGCGCAGCATGGGGGAAAACCTGCACCAGCGCAATCCGCGGTCCCTGGCGCTCGCGCACCAGCACGTCGAAATCGCGAAAGGATACCCGCTCACCGCTTTCGGGCAGGCGTTCCAGACGTTGCATCAGCAGGCCGCCGATACTGTCCGCCTCCCCCGCCTCGTCGATGTCGCGTCCCAGGACCCGCTCCAGGGAGTAGATGGACAGGCTGCCGGCGCCGAGCCAGGAGCCGTCCGGCTGCGCCACCCACTCGCGCCGGCGATGCCCGAACTCATCGGGAATGGGCCCCAGCAGGGCCTCCAGCACATGATCCAGGGTAACGAAACCCGTGATGGTCCCGAGATCGTCCACGACCAGGGCAAAGTGGGGCTGACCGGAGCGAAAATGCGTCAGCAGATCCAGGGCCGGGAGGTCCTTGTGCACCGACGGCAGCGGTCGCAGTATGCGCTTCATGTGCAGGGTCGCCGTCGGTCGGCTCAGTTCCACCAGCAGGTCCTTGACGTGGACCAGCCCGACGATGTGCTGCCGATCGCCGGCGCAGACGGGATAGCGGGTAAAGCGGTGGGCAATGAGCTCGGCGCGAATGGCATCCATACTGGCGTCCTGCTGCAGGCAGACCATGTCGGCGGCTGGCCGGGCCAGATCACCGGCAGACAGCTCGTTGAAGTCCAGCGCGCGTTCCAACAGATCGCCGCTGCGCCGTCCCAACACGCCCTGCGCCTGGCTGAGCGCCAGAATCATGGCCAGTTCGTCGCGGGAGTGGGGCGCATCCCCCACGGGCTCCTGCCCGCGTAGGGAAAAAATGCGCAGAATCCACTGGCTGCTGGCGTTGAGGATCCAGATGGCCGGAAACATCAACCAGTAGAACGCGTACAGGGGTACGCTGACCCACAGGGCAACGGGCACACTGCGGCGGATGGCCAGGGATTTCGGTACCAACTCACCCAGGATGATGGTGAGAAAGGCGATGAGCGCAAAACCCACGGTCAGGGAGACCGAGTACAGCACGGCGCCGTCGCCAAAGCCCAAGGCAGCGAGCGCGGGGGCCAAAAGATGCGCCGTCGCTGGCTCGCCGATCCAGCCCAGGGCGAGGGACGCCAGGGTGATACCCAATTGGGTGGCCGAGAGGTACGCGTCCAGCTGCCGATGCATGCGCGCCAGAAGACGCCCGCGCAGGCCTTTGCTCTGCGCAAGGCTGCGCAACTGCGTGACCCGCAGGCGCACCAGCGCGAATTCGGCGGTGACAAAGAAACCGTTGAGCAGGATCAGGGCAGCAGCGAGGGTGAGCCCCCAGGCCTCAGTCACTGGCCCGCTCCATCCGAAAAGTCGAAGACCAAACCTCGGTGTTTCAGTGGTCGCCCTGGGTCAGGAATTTTTCCAGCTCGGCAAAGGTCTGCGCCGTTCCCGTCGTCTCGATCTTGACTCCCAGCTGTCGCCCAATCTGGCTGATGGAGAATATGCCGCAGATCTCGGGGACACTCCCTTCCGCTTCCACCAGGGCATGCTGCCGCCCCACTTCCTTGAGGGTGACGACGATATCCCCGACGGTGGACCGAGCCACTTCCGCATAGGGGAGGACCTCGATGCGTCCACGACGGATCATGATGTCCTCCACCAGCACCTGGTCCCGCGGGATCTGTTTTTCGGCGGCGATCTGCACGGGCTTCTCACCAAGAATGTCGCGGGCGGTGATGATGCCCACCACGACACCGAAATCGTCCAGCACGAACAGCAGGCGCACGCCGACGTGGATCATCTTCTGCATGGCCGCGTCGATGCTGACCTCGGGATGGGTGGTCGCCGCCGGTACCCGACGCAGATCGGTCATGACCTTGAGGGCATTGTCGTCCATCCCCACGGGGCTCGAAAGACCACTATCGAAGACGCAGAGGCGGGTATCCGGCCGCAGGTGGCGATGGCTCAGGGGTCGGTATCTGGTCATTTTTCGTTCTCCCAAAGTAAGTTCAGAAAAAACCGGTTCAGGCGCCCGAAGACGCTGCAGCAGTTGCCGCCGCCTCAAGACCGCGCGCGAGATCCGCGCGCAGGTCGTCCACGTGCTCGAGCCCGACACTCAAACGCAGCAGCCCGTCGCCGATGCCCGCCGCCGCCCGCGCCTCGGCACTCACCCGGCCGTGGGTGGTACTGGCGGGGTGGGTGATGGTGCTCTTGGCGTCGCCCAGGTTGGCCGTGCGCGAGAAGATCTCCACGGCGTTCATGAGCGCCCAAGCGGCCGCCTGACCGCCGCGCAGATCGAAGGACAGGATGCCGCCCGGCAAGCGTTGCTGACGCTCGGCCAGCACTTGCTGGGGGTGGCTGGCGAGGCCGGGGAAATAGACCCGCGCCACCTCCTCACGCTGCTCCAGCCAGCGCGCCAGTTCCAGGGCATTGTGGCTGTGGCGCTCCATGCGCAGGGCCAGGGTCTCCAGCCCTTTGAGCTGGACCCAGGCATTGAAGGGGCTGAGGCTTGGGCCGGCGGTACGGACAAAGTTGCGCGGACCGGCCAGGAGTTCCTTGCGCCCGCAGATGGCACCACCCAGGGTACGTCCCTGACCGTCCAGATACTTGGTATTGGAATGGATGACGAGATCGGCACCCAGAGCCAGGGGCTGCTGCAGGACTGGGGTACAGAAGCAGTTGTCCACCACCAGGCTTGCGCCATGCTCCCGCGCCATGGCCGCCAGGGCGGAAATATCCCCGATCTCCGTCAGGGGATTGGATGGCGTCTCGAGGTAGAGCAGGCGAGTATTGGGACGCAGAGCGCGGCGCCAGGCCGCGAGGTCGTCCAGGGCGACGAAGGTCGTCTCCAGACCGAAACGGCCAAGGATGTTCTGCAAGAGCTGGATGGTAGAGCCAAAAATGGAGCGCGAGGCGACGATGTGATCCCCTGCCTGCAACAGCCCCATGAAGGTCGTCAGACAGGCTGCCATGCCCGAGGCCGTGGCCACACAGTCTTCCGCACCTTCCAGGGCCGCCAGTCTTTCCTCCAGCGCCCGCACCGTGGGATTGGTGAAACGGGCGTAGATGTTTCCGGGACTGGTCCCGGCAAAACGCGCCGCCGCCTCCTCCGCAGAGTCAAAGACGAAGCTCGAGGTCAGAAACAGCGCTTCCGCGTGTTCCTTTTCCGCTGACCGGTGAACGCCGGCACGGATGGCGAGGGTTTCCGGGCGCCATTTGCCATGCGGTTCGCTTTTTTCCGTCATCGCAATTCCTTCATCAAAAAGAGCTGTCGCGTACCGTGCCCTTCCGGCGTCGGCAAAGGGTAATCGTCGCTGAAGCACGCATCGCAAAAGCCCAGGGCCCGGCCGCCCACCGCTTCGAACAGGGCATCGAGACTGAGATAACCCAGGGAATCGGCACCGATCATCTTCCGTACCTCGTCGACACTGTGCTGGGCAGCGATGAGCTGCGCCCGATCTGGCGTATCAATACCATAATAGCAGGGGCCGATGGTGGGCGGCGAACTCACCAGAAAATGCACCTCCCGGGCACCGGCGGCACGAATCAGGTGGACGATCTTGGCGCTGGTGGTACCGCGGACGATGGAGTCGTCCACGAGGATCACCCGCTTGCCCTTGAGGATCTCGGGTTGGGCATTGAGCTTGACCTTGACGCTGAAATCTCGGCCACGCTGGGCCGGCTGGATGAAGGTCCGACCCACGTAGTGATTGCGGATGAGGCCCAATTCGAAGGGCAGACCGGAGGCCTCGGCATAGCCCATGGCAGCCGCCACACCGGAATCCGGCACCGGCACCACCACATCGGCGTCGCGGGGATGGATGCGCGCTAGGATCCGACCGATGCGCTTGCGCGCCGAATACACGTGGACGCCATCCAGGACGCT from Acidithiobacillus caldus ATCC 51756 carries:
- a CDS encoding O-succinylhomoserine sulfhydrylase; amino-acid sequence: MTEKSEPHGKWRPETLAIRAGVHRSAEKEHAEALFLTSSFVFDSAEEAAARFAGTSPGNIYARFTNPTVRALEERLAALEGAEDCVATASGMAACLTTFMGLLQAGDHIVASRSIFGSTIQLLQNILGRFGLETTFVALDDLAAWRRALRPNTRLLYLETPSNPLTEIGDISALAAMAREHGASLVVDNCFCTPVLQQPLALGADLVIHSNTKYLDGQGRTLGGAICGRKELLAGPRNFVRTAGPSLSPFNAWVQLKGLETLALRMERHSHNALELARWLEQREEVARVYFPGLASHPQQVLAERQQRLPGGILSFDLRGGQAAAWALMNAVEIFSRTANLGDAKSTITHPASTTHGRVSAEARAAAGIGDGLLRLSVGLEHVDDLRADLARGLEAAATAAASSGA
- the yajC gene encoding preprotein translocase subunit YajC — protein: MNLSPIATAYADTAAAPAGPEAMIVQFLPLIVIFGIFYFLLIRPQMKRAKEQRALIAAVSKGDEVVTNGGLAGRVMQAGEEYLHLEVAEGVVVKVQRNAVSLMLPKGTLKKL
- the queA gene encoding tRNA preQ1(34) S-adenosylmethionine ribosyltransferase-isomerase QueA; amino-acid sequence: MKKSDFYYHLPPERIAQEPLPERSASRLLVLDPRTGHLCDSSVRELPQFLRAGDLLVFNDTRVLPARLHARKPTGGAVELLLERLLAPDRARFLARSSKTLKPGARITLAGGEAVELLAREGRMVELGLPGGGNWLDILEAQGEVPLPPYIDRAPAAADRERYQTVYARNPGAVAAPTAGLHFDADLLARLDAAGMERAHITLHVGAGTFLPVEAEEVEEHRMHSERVTVPAATVEQVRRAQARGGRIFAIGTTACRALEGAARSGSLQAFAGETDIFLYPGRPFRVIDGLFTNFHLPESTLLMLVSALAGRERILAAYAHAVAQQYRFFSYGDAMLILPGGVGRA
- a CDS encoding hemolysin family protein, coding for MTEAWGLTLAAALILLNGFFVTAEFALVRLRVTQLRSLAQSKGLRGRLLARMHRQLDAYLSATQLGITLASLALGWIGEPATAHLLAPALAALGFGDGAVLYSVSLTVGFALIAFLTIILGELVPKSLAIRRSVPVALWVSVPLYAFYWLMFPAIWILNASSQWILRIFSLRGQEPVGDAPHSRDELAMILALSQAQGVLGRRSGDLLERALDFNELSAGDLARPAADMVCLQQDASMDAIRAELIAHRFTRYPVCAGDRQHIVGLVHVKDLLVELSRPTATLHMKRILRPLPSVHKDLPALDLLTHFRSGQPHFALVVDDLGTITGFVTLDHVLEALLGPIPDEFGHRRREWVAQPDGSWLGAGSLSIYSLERVLGRDIDEAGEADSIGGLLMQRLERLPESGERVSFRDFDVLVRERQGPRIALVQVFPHAAPDLEDWFSGS
- the secD gene encoding protein translocase subunit SecD produces the protein MTRYPWWKYLIILAVVLPSFLYALPNFFGWHAAVEVRAPVGTQLPPVATMQGWLASAHIPVTRTVTDASGITFFFPNDNAQGLAETLLQNRLPRNAQVILSQKPAEPDWLAALGAQPVNLGLDLRGGVYLLLKVDTDAVIKHALEEDRNRLRSFLRRKDLQYLNVEQTGPDTLSVQMASEQLAREAQAAIAREFPDLALAPEGQGILQASLTPAAAQKMQDDALQQAIVVIRNRIDELGVAEPQIQRQGKEHIAVQLPGVQDTQRAKEIIGSTAQLEFKMVAERVDMAAALKGQIPPGDALYYGVDGTPYVLHKETVLTGRYLNGASAGIDNNTGQAIVNISFDSVGTRIFGDLTSKHVGQRMAILLDNKVVTAPVIREAITGGRAQIDGFSSLKDASNVAIELRAGALPAPVHVSEERTVGPTLGQDSIHDGVMAVIFGMLFVVLFMTFYYRAFGLIADLAILVNVLFILAVLSLMGGTLTLPGIAGIVLKIGLAVDANVLVFERIREELRRGMSPRASIDAGFKRAFATIVDSNITVLIAALTLFQFGTGAIKGFALVLTIGVLVSMFTATLMSRGIVEFALGRRRVQKLWI
- the tgt gene encoding tRNA guanosine(34) transglycosylase Tgt, with product MTFFERLAQDGAARRGRLHFDRGSVETPAFMPVGTYGTVKAVTPEELRETGAEIILGNTFHLFLRPGLEVIETLGGLHGMMHWDGPILTDSGGFQVFSLGALRRLSEAGVRFRAPVDGRPVFLGPEESMDIQRRLGSDIAMVFDECTPHPATWDEARASMELSLRWAARSRAAYAGPGQIFGIVQGGMYGDLRRRSLAGLKALDFPGLALGGLSVGESKAEMLAVLDDILPQMPQDKPRYLMGVGLPEDLVEGVWRGVDMFDCVLPTRNARNGWLFTRHGVLKLRNARYERDVLPPDPECRCYTCRHYSRAYLRHLQRSQEILGARLNTIHNLHYYQELMAGMRQAIELGRLAVFRRDFYAARGSEAPKVSQVLS
- a CDS encoding CBS domain-containing protein; amino-acid sequence: MTRYRPLSHRHLRPDTRLCVFDSGLSSPVGMDDNALKVMTDLRRVPAATTHPEVSIDAAMQKMIHVGVRLLFVLDDFGVVVGIITARDILGEKPVQIAAEKQIPRDQVLVEDIMIRRGRIEVLPYAEVARSTVGDIVVTLKEVGRQHALVEAEGSVPEICGIFSISQIGRQLGVKIETTGTAQTFAELEKFLTQGDH